One part of the Lotus japonicus ecotype B-129 chromosome 2, LjGifu_v1.2 genome encodes these proteins:
- the LOC130738442 gene encoding protein FAR1-RELATED SEQUENCE 5-like, producing MEGIHNHEPARSLLGHNFVGRLKPGEKEQVEKMTRSWVPPRKMLLTLKENNPSNLTTISQIYGVCKRLRKSLRGGLTEMQHLLKKLDGDKYVHFERHELGSEVIRDVFWAHPNAIKLFNTFPYVVIMDCTYKTNKYAIPLLEIVGLTSTDKTYSIAFCYIVNEGTDDYVWALECMKSLLADQAMLPKVIVTDRDLALLSAAKQSLPNTTHLLCLWHINKCVLAIEVAA from the coding sequence atggaaggtatacacaaccatgaaccagctaggtcactacttgggcacaattttgttggtcgtctaaaacccggagagaaggagcaagtggaaaaaatgacaaggagttgggttccaccgagaaagatgttgttgactttgaaggaaaacaatccttcaaacttgactaccatatctcagatttatggtgtttgcaagaggttaagaaaatccctccgcgggggattgacagaaatgcaacacttgttgaagaagttggacggtgacaagtatgtccactttgaaagacatgagcttggatcggaagtcattagagatgtattttgggctcatccaaatgctatcaaactgttcaacacattcccgtatgtagtgattatggattgcacatacaagacaaacaaatatgcaattcccttgcttgagattgttggactgacttccacagataagacatactccatagccttttgctacattgttaatgagggcacagatgactacgtttgggcactggagtgtatgaagtctctattagctgatcaagccatgttgcctaaggtgattgttactgacagggatcttgccttattgagtgctgctaagcaaagccttcctaacactacacatttattatgcttgtggcacatcaacaagtgtgttttggcaatagaggttgcagcatga
- the LOC130738440 gene encoding K(+) efflux antiporter 5, producing MMAKNNWGMFGFWVCVLSFLICAGVGSPARSDKETRERFYGVMVNSTAPESNDTFAKMFDRVLEKEFSENDQPEGSDKSSFNSSVADQQATLETVAKITHDKAKRNDTHEGNSTKSFQFQDVFSLENEDSDDVTTLIDSKDNVFVMSNKKSKYPVLQVDLRLISDLVVVIVSAAIGGIVFSCLGQPVIVGYLLAGSLIGPGGLKFISEMVQVETVAQFGVVFLLFALGLEFSLAKLKAVGPVAVLGGLLQILLFMFLCGILSMLFGAKLSEGVFVGSFLSMSSTAVVIKFLVERNSNNALHVQVTIGTLIFQDCAVGLLFALLPVLGGNSGLLQGIVSMGKLLLVLSLYLTATSILSWSFVPRFLKLMMRLSSQTNELYQLAAVAFCLLSAWCSDKLGLSLELGSFMAGVMVSTTDFAQHTLDQVEPIRNLFAALFLSSIGMLIHVHFLWNHVDILLAAVILVIVVKTTVATIVTKAFGYSIKTALIVGISLAQIGEFAFVLLSRASNLHLVEGKMYLLLLGTTALSLVTTPLLFKLIPAFMNLGVLMHWFPAESSTPNEGKALMIEASRIL from the exons atgatggcgaaGAACAATTGGGGTATGTTTGGATTCTGGGTCTGCGTCCTCTCCTTCTTGATCTGCGCCGGCGTTGGTTCTCCGGCCAGATCCGACAAGGAAACCCGTGAGAGATTCTACGGCGTTATGGTGAATTCCACTGCGCCTGAATCCAATGACACCTTCGCTAAGATGTTCGATCGCGTTCTCGAGAAGGAGTTTTCAGAAAATGACCAGCCTGAAG GATCCGATAAAAGCAGCTTCAATAGCAGTGTAGCTGATCAGCAG GCTACATTGGAGACTGTAGCTAAAATTACTCATGACAAAGCAAAGAGAAATGATACGCATGAGGGAAA TAGCACAAAGTCGTTTCAGTTTCAAGATGTGTTCTCCCTGGAAaatgaagattctgatgatgtGACAACTTTGATTGACAGCAAG GACAATGTCTTTGTGATGTCAAACAAGAAATCCAAATATCCTGTGCTTCAAGTGGATTTAAG GCTAATATCAGATTTAGTGGTCGTCATAGTTTCTGCAGCCATTGGTGGAATCGTCTTTTCCTGTTTGGGGCAACCG GTTATTGTGGGCTATCTTCTTGCAGGCTCCCTTATTGGACCAGGGGGTTTGAAATTCATCAGTGAAATGGTACAG GTTGAGACTGTTGCACAATTTGGAGTTGTATTTCTTCTCTTTGCTTTAGGGCTGGAGTTTTCCTTGGCGAAG TTAAAAGCTGTGGGGCCTGTTGCTGTTCTTGGAGGTCTGCTTCAAATTTTATTATTCATGTTTCTTTGTGGCATTCTTTCCATG TTATTTGGAGCCAAGTTATCTGAGGGTGTTTTTGTTGGTTCATTTCTGTCAATGTCATCAACAGCAGTG GTGATAAAGTTTTTGGTGGAGCGGAATAGTAATAATGCTCTTCATGTTCAAGTGACTATTGGGACTCTTATTTTTCAG GATTGTGCTGTGGGTTTACTATTTGCTTTGCTTCCAGTTTTGGGTGGTAACAGTGGTCTTTTACAAGGAATTGTTTCAATGGGAAAACT GTTGCTAGTGTTGTcgttgtatctcactgctacATCTATATTGTCTTGGTCGTTTGTTCCTCGCTTTCTCAAATTGATGATGCGGCTCTCATCTCAG ACAAATGAGCTTTATCAGCTAGCTGCCGTTGCTTTCTGCTTGTTATCTGCGTGG TGCAGTGATAAGCTTGGCCTTAGTCTTGAGCTGGGTTCATTTATGGCTGGTGTTATGGTTTCTACAACAGACTTTGCTCAACATACTCTGGACCAG GTGGAACCAATTCGTAACCTGTTTGCAGCTCTCTTCCTCTCAAGTATTGGTATGCTTATACATGTCCACTTCCTTTGGAACCATGTGGATATCTTGCTGGCAGCTGTTATTCTGGTTATAGTTGTTAAGACTACTGTTGCTACTATAGTTACAAAGGCCTTTGGGTACAGCATTAAGACAGCACTTATT GTTGGTATCTCACTTGCTCAAATTGGAGAATTTGCTTTTGTTCTCCTGAGTCGCGCTTCAAATCTTCATCTTGTTGAg GGGAAGatgtatcttcttcttctgggaaCAACGGCTCTTAGTCTG GTTACAACGCCGCTTTTGTTTAAATTGATACCTGCTTTCATGAATCTGGGTGTTCTCATGCACTGGTTCCCCGCTGAAAGTAGTACACCAAATGAG GGGAAAGCTTTGATGATCGAGGCAAGCAGAATATTGTGA